The Methanolobus sp. WCC4 genome includes the window ACTTCATATTCGATATAGTCAGAATGGATAAGTAATAACTGCATAGATTCACCTGTAGATCTTGCTACCTTAATTAGAGCAATCCTTATTAACCTTTTTCAACTCGGCTGAAGCAAAATAGAAAGGGTACGAATTACATGGCCTCTTCATGAGCTGTTCCTTCATCACAGAGAGAGGCATCCACCTGGGAACAGATAACTCCATTGTCCCCGGTATGGACCCTGTATGCCGCAACTATGGCACCAAGTACTATTGGAGCCAGGAAGAATCCGGCAACCCCACCTACAAAGGCACCGCCAAGGAATGCAATGAGGATAAGGAAGGGATGTATCTGGGATTTGATACTCGCAAGGTAAGGGCGCAGGACGAGTTCGGGCGGAGCATAGATTACTATCGAGGACACAACGAAGAACACTACTGCACTTTCAAGTCCCTGATCGATGTAGCGGTATATTGACAATACGACCAGCACCATATATCCGGCGAACATGGGTATGACAGATGCCACGAATATCAGGGCTGCCAGTGCAAGGATATGTGTGAAACCGAATGCATAGAATACTATCAGTGAAAGGACACTTACTATTAACGCAGCTGAAGCATTGCCCACGAAAACACCCTGCAGTATAACGTCAAGATTTAACAGGAAGCGTTTGAACGCACATTCGTACTCCTCAGGAACAATCCTTATCACAGCATTGTAAAGGTGCTCACCGTCCGCCAGCAGGAAATAGCAAAGGAAGACAGCCAGCAGCAGGTTAATACCGAACATCATGAAATTGCGGGCATATGATACCACACCGATCTGGCTCAGTATAGGGAAGAAGGATGTGGATACATTCCATATCATCTGCTGTACATCAGCACTATATCTTGCAGGAATATCTATGGACCTGAAAATATCGAAAGCTGAATTGAGTACATATGCCTGGTTCTCAATGACCCAGACTATCTGTCGGAGTATCTCCACCATTCCAGATCCTATGATAAAGATAACAGGGACAACGATACACATTGTGGCTATTACCGACCCCAGACGGCCCAAACGGGCCAGTTTTCTGGAGATAGGGCGGGCAATGTATGCAAAAACAAGTCCCAGAACCACGCCATCAGCAAGCGGGAAAAGTATGTAGACGAACAATATGAAAAGGAGAGAGATCGCAGCAAAGGATGCTATTTGCCATTTTGCATCGATAATGCGTGATATACCATCTTTTCCTGTAGTGACCATTTATACCCTTCAGATAATCTTTTGTGAATATATTAT containing:
- a CDS encoding AI-2E family transporter, with the translated sequence MVTTGKDGISRIIDAKWQIASFAAISLLFILFVYILFPLADGVVLGLVFAYIARPISRKLARLGRLGSVIATMCIVVPVIFIIGSGMVEILRQIVWVIENQAYVLNSAFDIFRSIDIPARYSADVQQMIWNVSTSFFPILSQIGVVSYARNFMMFGINLLLAVFLCYFLLADGEHLYNAVIRIVPEEYECAFKRFLLNLDVILQGVFVGNASAALIVSVLSLIVFYAFGFTHILALAALIFVASVIPMFAGYMVLVVLSIYRYIDQGLESAVVFFVVSSIVIYAPPELVLRPYLASIKSQIHPFLILIAFLGGAFVGGVAGFFLAPIVLGAIVAAYRVHTGDNGVICSQVDASLCDEGTAHEEAM